A window of Ptychodera flava strain L36383 chromosome 1, AS_Pfla_20210202, whole genome shotgun sequence contains these coding sequences:
- the LOC139148367 gene encoding uncharacterized protein, protein MGRYVCAIAHCPEKSYERSPGVKFYKLKYQPQHIQKIWKRRILLMRTDVKKQSDLTDVCICSRHFQGGAKTKISNIPTIFPKKSDDGSITWPQNHIQIFPRKSSRRGLPPNRTPLSLNNNNNNNDGSGGTLSEKLEDLKRKECNKNNEPECHDIDKGEKSPMLSVKLRSLQAKQDSEPYGVPEIPGNVTEKEFHTSDKLAELERQLMEEKEKTRRLEQQLEIERFGLRRFMCSNEDFKFYTGLPDYFCFLAIFDFLNTDGKINYWGSTTKGNDPSYVTQRGKERSLSPADELFLTLNRLRQAYLEKDLAHRFHISESTVSRIFSTWINIMYNKFSQLPIWPSKNFVHSKLPHVFSSIGYEDTFLIVDCTEIFIEHPSSLALQSITFSRYKNHNTAKGLVGILPHGPVAFISDLYAGSVSDKELTKKCGLVEKFSTLAGVHVMADEGFEVQELFDAVGVRVNHPPFLKGNNQMTLKQETETRRIARLRIHVERAIERGQTGTAHPIHDQYTGTLNENKNKGYFISYLDIDLYLNIAF, encoded by the exons ATGGGGCGTTACGTTTGTGCTATCGCTCACTGTCCTGAAAAGTCGTATGAGCGATCACCGGGTGTAAAGTTTTACAAACTCAAATACCAACCTCAACATATACAGAAGATATGGAAAAGAAGAATATTGCTGATGAGAACGGACGTTAAAAAGCAAAGCGATTTGACAGATGTGTGCATTTGCAGCCGACACTTTCAGGGTGGTGCAAAAACGAAAATTTCGAACATTCCGACTATTTTTCCCAAGAAGTCCGACGATGGTAGCATCACATGGCCTCAAAACCACATTCAAATATTCCCCCGTAAGTCATCACGAAGAGGACTTCCACCAAACCGTACACCTCTTTCGttaaacaataataacaacaacaacgacggTAGCGGCGGTACGTTGTCGGAAAAATTAGAGGATCTGAAACGAAAGGAATGCAATAAAAACAACGAG CCTGAGTGCCATGACATTGATAAGGGAGAGAAATCACCCATGTTATCTGTCAAATTGAGAAGTCTACAAGCTAAACAAGACTCAGAACCATATGGG GTACCAGAAATACCTGGTAATGTTACGGAAAAGGAATTCCATACCAGTGACAAATTAGCAGAATTGGAAAGGCAATTGATGGAAGAAAAGGAGAAAACTAGGAGACTTGAACAACAGTTGGAAATTGAACGTTTTGGTTTGAGGCGATTTATGTGCAGTAATGAGGATTTTAAGTTTTATACTGGATTACcagattatttttgttttcttgccatttttgattttttaaatacagATGGGAAAATAAATTATTGGGGATCAACAACTAAGGGGAATGATCCATCTTATGTTACACAAAGGGGGAAAGAGAGGAGTTTATCACCAGCAGATGAACTCTTTCTTACACTTAATAGGCTACGTCAAGCTTATTTAGAAAAAGATCTCGCCCATAGATTTCACATCTCTGAATCAACTGTAAGTAGAATATTTTCAACCTGGATAAATATCATGTATaataaattttctcaacttcCTATCTGGCCATCAAAAAATTTTGTTCATTCTAAACTCCCCCATGTTTTTAGTTCTATTGGATATGAAGACACATTTTTAATTGTTGATTGcacagaaattttcattgagCATCCTAGTAGTTTAGCATTGCAGAGCATTACATTTTCAAGGTACAAAAATCATAACACTGCCAAAGGTCTTGTTGGTATATTACCACATGGGCCAGTTGCTTTCATCTCTGACCTTTATGCTGGTTCTGTATCAGACAAAGAGCTAACAAAGAAATGTGGGCTGGTTGAGAAGTTTTCTACATTAGCTGGTGTACATGTTATGGCAGATGAAGGTTTTGAAGTGCAAGAACTGTTTGACGCTGTTGGTGTTCGTGTGAACCATCCTCCTTTTCTAAAAGGAAATAATCAGATGACACTTAAACAGGAAACTGAAACTCGTAGAATTGCTCGTCTGAGAATACATGTTGAAAGGGCAATTGAGAGA GGTCAAACAGGTACTGCTCATCCCATCCATGACCAATATACAGGTACACTCAATGAGAATAAAAACAAAGGATACTTCATCAGTTATCTAGACATAGATCTGTATCTCAATATAGCATTTTAG